A genome region from Natronosalvus rutilus includes the following:
- a CDS encoding fumarylacetoacetate hydrolase family protein — protein sequence MRLARLSTPDGPVSGQLEVGTATPEDGYDGAVLRADDGTYEVGRDGRLLPPCDPSTLYCVGRNYAETLEQMNYERPDEPDFFIKPPASVLGHGQPIPYPEFTDELTYAGELAAVIDRRCRDLEPEQVPEVVRGYTIMNDVDALDQQGRTARKAFDGSAPLGPWLVTDVDPTRLEMRTDVAGERRQEASTELMLFDPFEVVAFLSERFTLRPGDVVAFGSPANPGVLEPGDTVEITYDGVGTLRNTVEN from the coding sequence ATGCGACTCGCGAGACTATCGACCCCTGACGGGCCCGTCTCGGGCCAGCTCGAGGTCGGGACCGCAACCCCTGAAGACGGCTACGACGGCGCCGTCCTCCGCGCCGACGACGGCACCTACGAGGTCGGTCGGGACGGCCGCCTCCTCCCGCCGTGTGACCCCTCGACGCTCTACTGCGTCGGGAGAAACTACGCCGAGACGCTCGAGCAGATGAATTACGAGCGCCCGGACGAACCGGACTTCTTCATCAAGCCTCCCGCTTCCGTGCTCGGACACGGGCAGCCCATCCCTTACCCGGAGTTCACCGACGAACTGACCTACGCGGGCGAGCTAGCGGCAGTGATCGACCGACGCTGTCGGGACCTCGAGCCCGAACAGGTCCCCGAGGTCGTCCGCGGCTACACGATCATGAACGACGTCGACGCCCTCGACCAGCAGGGTCGAACCGCCCGCAAAGCCTTCGACGGGTCGGCACCGCTGGGCCCGTGGCTCGTTACCGACGTTGACCCGACGCGCCTCGAGATGCGGACGGACGTCGCCGGAGAGCGTCGCCAGGAGGCGAGCACCGAGTTGATGCTGTTCGATCCCTTCGAAGTTGTCGCCTTCCTCTCCGAGCGATTCACCCTCCGTCCAGGCGACGTGGTCGCCTTCGGCAGCCCGGCGAATCCGGGGGTGCTCGAACCGGGCGATACCGTCGAGATTACCTACGATGGCGTCGGAACGCTGCGTAACACGGTTGAGAACTAG